A DNA window from Patescibacteria group bacterium contains the following coding sequences:
- a CDS encoding ABC transporter ATP-binding protein: MESKIIVSAKGLKKSYKMSKHNVVQALDGVDIEVKQGDFTAIVGPSGCGKSTLMHILGLLDRPDEGDLFIDGEDFSKLKDDKAYKVRAKKVGFIFQGFNLIPTLTALENVVLAGKYGGMKLAERKKRAIELLNMVGLAERMNHKPNELSGGQQQRVAMARALMNDPAIILADEPTGELDTKTSLEIMEMLKKLNREGKTFLIVTHNMDVAAECKNVIRLRDGKNDISKLK, translated from the coding sequence ATGGAATCAAAAATAATTGTAAGTGCCAAAGGACTCAAAAAAAGTTATAAGATGTCGAAGCACAATGTGGTGCAGGCGCTGGACGGCGTCGATATCGAGGTCAAGCAGGGAGACTTTACCGCGATCGTTGGTCCTTCCGGCTGTGGCAAGTCCACATTGATGCACATATTGGGGCTATTGGATCGACCCGATGAAGGAGATCTTTTTATCGATGGAGAAGATTTTAGCAAATTAAAAGACGATAAGGCTTATAAAGTAAGGGCCAAAAAGGTCGGCTTTATCTTCCAGGGATTTAATCTGATCCCTACACTGACTGCGCTAGAAAATGTAGTTCTGGCGGGAAAATACGGCGGGATGAAACTGGCTGAGCGCAAAAAGAGAGCCATCGAGTTGCTCAATATGGTAGGTCTAGCTGAGCGCATGAATCACAAGCCCAACGAGCTCTCTGGCGGCCAACAGCAGCGAGTAGCGATGGCCAGGGCCCTAATGAACGATCCAGCAATAATTTTGGCTGATGAGCCAACTGGTGAGCTAGATACCAAAACCTCACTTGAGATTATGGAGATGCTCAAAAAGCTAAATCGTGAGGGCAAGACTTTCCTGATAGTGACTCACAACATGGACGTTGCGGCCGAGTGCAAAAATGTTATTCGACTCAGAGACGGCAAGAACGATATATCCAAATTAAAATAA
- a CDS encoding zinc-ribbon domain-containing protein, protein MSPKVDISELEDKTLVCKDCGDKFIFTAGEQKFFLEKGLQNLPKRCKVCTAKNRDKLRDKHPMWWIKCRVCGKKNEVPFQPTTEDILCEDCFKKLQDERDKKIIESGEKLPS, encoded by the coding sequence ATGAGTCCAAAAGTAGATATCAGCGAGCTAGAAGACAAAACATTAGTTTGTAAAGATTGTGGTGATAAATTTATTTTTACTGCCGGAGAGCAGAAATTCTTCCTCGAGAAAGGATTGCAAAATCTGCCAAAACGTTGCAAAGTTTGCACCGCCAAAAACCGTGACAAATTACGAGACAAACACCCAATGTGGTGGATCAAATGCCGAGTTTGTGGCAAAAAAAATGAAGTCCCCTTCCAGCCAACTACAGAAGATATTCTCTGCGAGGACTGTTTCAAGAAACTCCAAGATGAACGTGACAAGAAGATTATCGAGAGCGGCGAAAAACTACCAAGTTAG
- a CDS encoding N-acetylmuramoyl-L-alanine amidase: MDQSEKRRKNRILLAVVLLLLAGFVVPTIWSKYTRSKLSEPKEEHKSTVKELIEAVPTKTESVCLDPGHGGNDIGASYNSIIESKINLIVAQEVATNLVAAGYKVYFTRTDDEFIYKRDRAAYCNSVKADILVAIHHNSYKTDRSVDYATTLYYKEIDKKLASSVQSSIASTLQIKDQGISKFNNSELWVAEMPAVMAEAFFITNTTESKSLAKDNSRLISEAKAISDGIINYFTNPDAITDSTSADSLIIDRADLGD; this comes from the coding sequence ATGGACCAAAGCGAAAAAAGACGAAAAAATCGAATCCTGCTAGCCGTTGTCTTGCTACTTCTAGCCGGATTTGTGGTACCAACAATTTGGAGCAAATATACGAGGTCAAAACTGTCCGAACCAAAAGAAGAGCACAAATCAACGGTCAAGGAATTGATCGAAGCCGTCCCAACCAAGACTGAGTCAGTCTGCCTCGACCCAGGCCATGGCGGCAATGACATCGGCGCCAGTTACAATTCGATTATCGAGAGCAAGATCAATCTGATAGTAGCGCAGGAAGTGGCGACAAACTTGGTTGCCGCAGGCTACAAAGTCTATTTCACCCGCACCGACGACGAATTTATCTACAAAAGAGATCGGGCCGCGTATTGTAATTCAGTCAAGGCCGACATTCTGGTCGCCATCCACCACAACTCGTACAAAACCGACCGTTCGGTCGACTACGCCACCACACTATATTACAAAGAGATAGACAAGAAGCTCGCCAGTAGCGTCCAAAGCTCTATCGCTTCTACTCTGCAAATCAAGGATCAGGGTATTTCGAAATTCAACAACAGCGAGCTCTGGGTCGCCGAGATGCCAGCCGTGATGGCCGAAGCCTTCTTCATCACCAATACGACCGAATCAAAATCCCTGGCCAAAGATAATTCCAGACTTATCAGCGAGGCCAAAGCGATCAGCGACGGCATCATCAATTATTTTACAAATCCCGACGCCATTACAGACTCGACAAGTGCCGACTCCCTCATCATCGACCGAGCCGACCTAGGCGATTAA
- the rpmG gene encoding 50S ribosomal protein L33, producing MAKEARKLVTLECEKCKSRGYHTDKRLKGQDVIKRIELTKYCKVCKVRTLHKETK from the coding sequence ATGGCAAAAGAAGCTAGAAAACTAGTCACACTTGAATGCGAGAAATGCAAATCTCGTGGTTACCACACAGACAAGAGATTGAAGGGTCAGGACGTTATCAAACGTATTGAATTGACCAAGTATTGCAAGGTCTGCAAGGTTCGCACATTGCACAAAGAAACAAAATAA
- the arsM gene encoding arsenite methyltransferase: MEKDKVKGIVKNFYGKIAVNGSTCGCSCNCDDSTNDQIAKSIGYSEDEISSAPNANLGLGCGNPTALANIKEGNTVLDLGSGAGFDCFLAAKKVGDSGKVIGVDFSEEMIEKAKQNAQKLSYKNVEFRLGDIEDLPVEDNSIDIIISNCVINLAPDKSKVFAESHRVLKEGGKMFVSDIVLLEDISDEIKNNEELLGGCVGGALLRDDYIKIVESAGFKVKILSEDKGISKRQYSGIPLESLKIEATK; encoded by the coding sequence ATGGAAAAGGATAAGGTTAAAGGTATTGTAAAAAATTTTTATGGGAAGATCGCCGTTAATGGTTCGACTTGTGGCTGTAGTTGCAACTGTGACGACTCGACCAATGATCAAATTGCCAAAAGCATCGGTTATTCTGAGGACGAGATAAGCTCCGCACCCAATGCCAACCTGGGACTTGGTTGCGGCAATCCGACAGCTTTGGCCAACATCAAAGAAGGAAATACTGTATTGGACTTGGGCTCTGGCGCAGGATTTGATTGTTTTCTGGCTGCGAAAAAGGTCGGTGATTCAGGCAAAGTCATCGGCGTAGATTTTTCAGAAGAGATGATTGAAAAAGCCAAGCAAAATGCCCAAAAGTTGAGCTATAAAAATGTTGAATTTCGACTCGGAGATATCGAAGATCTCCCTGTTGAAGACAATTCAATTGATATAATTATTAGCAATTGCGTCATTAATCTTGCTCCTGATAAATCAAAAGTATTTGCTGAGTCTCATCGTGTTCTAAAAGAAGGCGGTAAAATGTTTGTCTCGGATATTGTGCTCCTAGAAGATATCTCCGATGAGATCAAAAACAACGAAGAATTATTGGGTGGTTGCGTTGGCGGAGCGCTCTTGAGAGATGATTATATTAAAATCGTTGAATCTGCAGGTTTTAAAGTAAAGATTTTATCTGAAGACAAGGGTATCAGCAAACGCCAATATAGCGGCATACCTCTGGAGAGCTTGAAGATTGAAGCAACAAAATAG
- a CDS encoding DUF5667 domain-containing protein, with protein MKRILFTLSLALLLTAPNFALAASENLGFIKPDSSMYFLQTWGESTKAALIFNKEKKTDYLLELSDRRTAEIENYSDKIDQKKLESISESYQKNFEKIEIVSAEVKNKAEVDKRIAEANTRQQEILKQVLNKAPEAAKAAIKNAQANSSKNIQKILEDNPELLQNYTIDSTSIIEGKMRSQVETEVKAKVETEAKIQAEAKAKEMQATGQAAGQSQAAQAEAAAKAQAQAKADEMKAAAEAGQAPAGSSEPTPEQIQQYQDQAKSLNQTQGDSQGQAAGGSEAAAMEQAAREQAAQQQYGR; from the coding sequence ATGAAACGAATATTATTTACGTTATCCTTGGCGCTCTTGCTTACCGCGCCCAATTTCGCGCTCGCCGCATCTGAGAATTTAGGCTTTATCAAGCCAGATTCCAGTATGTACTTCTTGCAAACTTGGGGCGAGAGTACCAAGGCAGCGCTAATTTTCAACAAAGAGAAGAAGACTGATTATCTGCTCGAATTGTCAGACCGTAGAACTGCCGAGATCGAGAATTATAGTGACAAGATTGATCAGAAAAAGCTAGAGAGCATCAGCGAAAGCTATCAGAAAAATTTTGAGAAAATCGAGATTGTTTCGGCCGAGGTCAAGAACAAAGCTGAAGTCGACAAAAGGATCGCTGAAGCCAACACCAGACAACAGGAGATATTGAAGCAGGTCCTCAACAAGGCGCCCGAAGCGGCCAAGGCGGCGATCAAGAATGCCCAGGCCAACAGCTCGAAAAACATACAGAAAATTCTAGAAGACAATCCCGAACTTCTGCAGAATTACACAATTGACTCTACCAGTATTATCGAAGGCAAAATGCGCTCTCAAGTAGAAACTGAAGTCAAAGCAAAAGTAGAGACTGAAGCAAAAATCCAGGCAGAAGCTAAGGCCAAGGAAATGCAAGCTACTGGTCAAGCCGCTGGTCAATCCCAAGCCGCTCAGGCGGAAGCAGCTGCCAAGGCCCAAGCACAAGCCAAAGCTGACGAAATGAAAGCCGCGGCCGAAGCTGGTCAAGCCCCTGCTGGGTCAAGCGAACCGACGCCAGAGCAGATCCAGCAGTATCAAGATCAAGCCAAATCTCTCAATCAAACTCAGGGCGACAGCCAGGGTCAAGCCGCTGGAGGATCGGAAGCCGCGGCCATGGAGCAAGCCGCCCGCGAACAAGCCGCCCAGCAACAATACGGAAGATAA
- a CDS encoding site-2 protease family protein, which translates to MLLLSIFQDPVVGIIFLAIIIFSLTLHEFAHALVANWAGDPTAKIEGRLTINPLAHLDLVGSIMLLIIGFGWGKPVPVNPAYFRNKSSEIWVSLAGIITNLIIALIISIILKVLVSAGISGTHSFLVQILNLAAVLNIALASFNILPIPPLDGSHLIEPLMSPPMRETYQNFGPYLLLGIIIYDQVSGSSIFLQLIRPLILALSKIIGIDPTMLVG; encoded by the coding sequence ATGCTATTATTATCAATCTTTCAGGACCCAGTCGTAGGAATAATATTTTTAGCAATTATTATTTTCAGCCTCACCCTTCATGAATTTGCTCACGCGTTGGTGGCCAACTGGGCAGGCGATCCGACAGCCAAAATTGAGGGGCGCCTCACTATCAATCCTCTAGCCCATCTGGATTTGGTTGGTAGTATTATGCTTCTAATCATTGGTTTTGGCTGGGGCAAACCAGTACCAGTCAACCCAGCCTATTTCCGAAACAAGAGTTCAGAGATCTGGGTTTCACTTGCTGGGATTATCACAAACTTAATTATCGCCCTAATTATTTCAATTATTCTCAAGGTTCTTGTCTCTGCTGGGATTTCCGGAACGCACTCCTTCCTGGTCCAAATCTTGAACTTGGCTGCTGTCCTAAATATTGCCCTTGCGTCCTTCAATATCTTGCCGATTCCCCCACTCGATGGGTCACACTTGATCGAGCCACTTATGTCGCCGCCAATGAGGGAAACATACCAAAACTTTGGCCCGTACCTCCTGCTTGGGATTATCATTTACGATCAGGTCTCGGGCAGCTCGATCTTCTTGCAATTGATCCGACCCCTAATCTTAGCTTTATCGAAAATTATCGGTATCGACCCGACAATGCTAGTCGGATAA
- a CDS encoding invasin domain 3-containing protein, with translation MRNNVGVATKVIIVLNLLAVSLSPVTAFAGAFGVGAYISSEPDSIKSSIADSLNSVGANVTRTEIAYSASPDWTPYDTGINLASDRGIENLILLTAGTELPSVDDWGNFVETVANRYNGKASAYEIFNEADNFVSANDYAPYLSRAYDKIKAVTSAKVIVAGLTARLEATSFWNGIYNAGAWDKFDALGLHPYRNSAPEIVEFNIGDFTNSINIAANVIRAKGGGKKIWITEFGIKTGTAGAENQANYIARAYIMAMSVAEVEKVIMYRFRDGDEWGMVNADLSHKTVYDRYNSVVRPLSDAGQAEKIYILDKKNIDNFDGVNGWKIDQSSNASLSLSGADGLYSGAMKYSYNFYSGEGYTVAEKETALDGSPVGLGIWAKGTTSGSILKLRVKDADNETFQFDMGKVTSSWNFLKFDFGLDVAKTSWGGNGSIDYPIRFESVVYDSQGNTSSGNLYLDELVAINGSADLYAYKFGSRLAYWKVSGSRETSVCGQNLNFTESPQITSVGECSSYTPSSSGSVTAAAEPASTTDQSSPTTTSSTTTRPATKENSRIEPDKTSAVADGKDNITFTISLKNSLNQVVKSDKLAIESTGSNNVFGAITADGDNYKATFNSTTAEEKTVKIKIGGLELGAIKVTFTAVPVVVEAPQVAPAPVDVILETSSAPSRPNWNLIISIVSASLILATTIIFLLLRRFPILKIKIRKMLSLLAKSLKQEEE, from the coding sequence ATGAGGAACAACGTTGGTGTCGCCACAAAAGTTATAATCGTACTAAATCTCCTCGCGGTCTCGCTCTCCCCCGTGACTGCCTTTGCCGGTGCCTTTGGCGTCGGTGCTTATATTAGTAGTGAGCCAGACAGTATCAAAAGTTCGATTGCAGACTCTTTGAATAGTGTAGGCGCAAATGTTACTAGGACTGAAATTGCCTACAGCGCAAGTCCCGACTGGACGCCTTACGATACTGGCATCAACCTAGCCAGCGACAGGGGGATTGAAAACTTGATTCTCCTGACTGCTGGCACTGAGCTCCCTTCGGTCGATGATTGGGGAAATTTCGTCGAGACTGTCGCCAATCGTTACAACGGCAAAGCAAGCGCCTACGAAATATTCAACGAAGCAGACAATTTCGTATCTGCCAACGACTACGCACCGTATTTGTCTCGAGCTTACGACAAGATCAAAGCCGTCACTTCCGCCAAGGTGATAGTGGCCGGCCTGACCGCCCGTCTCGAAGCAACAAGTTTTTGGAATGGAATATACAATGCCGGTGCTTGGGACAAATTTGATGCTCTAGGCCTTCATCCTTATCGTAATTCCGCACCCGAAATAGTCGAATTCAATATCGGCGACTTCACCAATTCTATTAATATTGCAGCAAATGTAATCAGGGCCAAAGGCGGTGGCAAAAAGATTTGGATCACGGAGTTTGGTATCAAAACTGGCACTGCGGGAGCGGAGAACCAGGCCAACTATATCGCTCGCGCATACATTATGGCCATGTCAGTTGCTGAAGTTGAGAAAGTCATAATGTACCGTTTTCGTGACGGCGACGAATGGGGTATGGTCAATGCAGACCTAAGTCACAAGACAGTTTACGACAGATACAATAGTGTCGTGAGACCTCTTTCTGACGCTGGCCAAGCAGAGAAAATATACATATTAGACAAAAAAAATATTGATAATTTTGATGGCGTCAACGGCTGGAAGATCGACCAATCCAGCAACGCCTCCCTGTCTCTGTCAGGCGCAGATGGCTTGTACTCTGGTGCTATGAAATACAGCTATAATTTCTACTCTGGCGAAGGCTACACTGTTGCCGAAAAGGAAACCGCGCTTGATGGAAGCCCAGTCGGATTGGGCATCTGGGCAAAGGGAACCACCAGCGGAAGTATTTTGAAATTACGGGTCAAAGATGCCGACAATGAAACTTTTCAATTTGACATGGGCAAAGTAACAAGCTCATGGAACTTTCTAAAATTTGATTTCGGGCTAGACGTTGCCAAAACCTCATGGGGCGGCAATGGCTCGATCGATTATCCGATCAGATTCGAGAGCGTAGTTTACGACAGCCAAGGCAATACTTCTAGCGGGAACCTCTACCTGGACGAATTAGTCGCGATAAATGGCTCAGCTGATTTGTATGCTTACAAATTCGGATCTCGATTGGCCTATTGGAAAGTCAGTGGCAGTAGAGAGACATCTGTCTGCGGCCAAAATCTTAATTTTACAGAGTCTCCCCAGATTACTTCCGTCGGAGAATGTTCATCGTATACTCCATCCTCTTCTGGGTCTGTCACAGCTGCCGCTGAGCCAGCAAGTACGACCGATCAATCAAGCCCCACGACAACTAGCTCTACAACGACCAGGCCGGCAACCAAAGAAAATTCGAGGATTGAGCCAGACAAGACAAGCGCCGTTGCTGACGGCAAGGACAATATCACCTTCACGATTTCCCTCAAAAATTCTCTAAATCAAGTCGTGAAGAGCGATAAACTAGCGATCGAATCGACAGGATCAAACAATGTTTTCGGCGCGATCACTGCTGACGGTGATAATTACAAAGCAACATTCAATTCGACCACGGCTGAAGAGAAAACTGTCAAAATCAAAATTGGAGGCCTAGAGCTTGGCGCAATCAAGGTAACCTTCACCGCTGTCCCGGTTGTTGTTGAAGCGCCCCAAGTTGCACCCGCACCGGTGGATGTCATACTAGAGACCTCAAGCGCACCGAGCCGACCCAACTGGAATTTAATAATTTCCATCGTCTCAGCAAGTCTGATACTCGCAACTACGATTATATTTCTCTTGCTCAGGCGCTTCCCCATTCTCAAAATAAAAATTAGAAAAATGCTAAGTTTGTTGGCCAAGTCGCTGAAACAAGAAGAAGAATAA
- a CDS encoding tetratricopeptide repeat protein, whose translation MLEVLIIIFLGLALFLLLRHYPDAKEVKFSLSKIDFSRFQKLLTNRRPHKIDSIIAAPMQRNMTAVESEDDNFAPQPKIAKVFSEKSPMLLSHLYKAEEAYEANDLREAEVQALEAIAKDNRCAEAYVMIGKIAFFRGEFADSREAYKAALKCNKNLAEAYFGTGMVEMREDNFTKAIDHMEKAINLEKGNAEWYFELGKSYIEIRQYAKAAKVLKKAASIDIDNKDYKSLAAEAEEKQRTHSVYSRLR comes from the coding sequence GTGTTAGAAGTATTGATTATAATTTTCCTGGGGTTAGCTCTTTTTCTCCTATTGCGTCATTATCCTGACGCTAAAGAGGTCAAGTTTTCACTGTCAAAAATTGATTTTTCTAGATTCCAGAAGCTTTTGACCAATCGTAGACCTCACAAGATCGATAGCATTATTGCCGCGCCGATGCAGAGAAACATGACAGCCGTAGAGTCAGAAGATGATAACTTCGCGCCTCAGCCAAAAATTGCCAAAGTTTTCAGCGAGAAGAGCCCTATGCTCTTGTCTCACCTCTACAAAGCCGAGGAAGCATATGAGGCTAATGATTTACGCGAGGCCGAAGTCCAAGCGCTCGAAGCGATCGCTAAAGACAATCGTTGCGCAGAAGCTTATGTCATGATCGGCAAAATCGCTTTCTTTCGTGGAGAATTTGCTGATTCAAGAGAAGCTTATAAAGCGGCTCTGAAATGCAACAAGAATTTGGCCGAAGCCTATTTTGGTACTGGTATGGTAGAAATGCGAGAGGACAACTTCACCAAGGCGATTGATCATATGGAGAAGGCTATCAATCTCGAGAAGGGGAACGCTGAGTGGTATTTCGAACTTGGCAAGAGCTATATCGAGATCAGACAGTACGCCAAAGCAGCAAAGGTTTTGAAGAAGGCGGCTAGCATCGATATCGATAACAAGGACTACAAATCTCTTGCCGCCGAAGCCGAAGAAAAACAGAGAACGCATTCGGTCTACTCACGATTACGCTAG
- the rpmB gene encoding 50S ribosomal protein L28: MARCAICVKSATAGNQVSHSQIHTKRTFKPNLQKVGGVMLCTRCMKTIKKITK, from the coding sequence ATGGCAAGATGCGCAATATGTGTGAAAAGTGCGACAGCGGGGAACCAAGTCTCACATTCACAGATTCATACAAAGAGAACCTTTAAGCCAAACCTACAAAAAGTTGGTGGTGTTATGTTATGCACTCGTTGCATGAAGACCATCAAAAAGATCACAAAATAG
- a CDS encoding 4Fe-4S binding protein, which yields MPIRVDKSKCPQNHPCPAIKVCPVEALSQRDFNAPEVDMDKCLECGACSNFCPMGALRVE from the coding sequence ATGCCAATCCGTGTAGATAAGAGCAAATGCCCGCAAAATCACCCCTGTCCAGCTATCAAAGTTTGTCCGGTTGAAGCCTTGAGTCAAAGAGATTTCAACGCACCGGAGGTTGATATGGATAAGTGCCTGGAATGTGGCGCTTGCTCTAATTTTTGTCCAATGGGTGCCTTGCGGGTGGAGTAG
- a CDS encoding metalloregulator ArsR/SmtB family transcription factor → MIQNHCRNNKSSTPLLAEFLKIISEDNRLAIICFLQKYDEQCVCKIWEFLELPQNLTSHHLKVLKDFDLLNSRKEGLNVYYSINEKELNKYRELLNKILSKGEFHGKG, encoded by the coding sequence ATGATACAAAATCACTGTCGCAATAACAAGAGCTCTACGCCTTTATTAGCTGAATTCTTAAAAATAATCTCAGAAGACAATCGCCTTGCCATTATTTGCTTTCTTCAAAAATATGATGAGCAGTGCGTTTGCAAAATTTGGGAATTTTTAGAATTGCCTCAGAATCTTACATCTCACCATTTGAAAGTGTTAAAAGATTTTGATTTGCTAAATTCCAGAAAAGAGGGCCTGAACGTCTATTATTCAATCAATGAGAAAGAATTAAATAAATATAGAGAACTTCTAAACAAAATCTTAAGTAAAGGAGAATTTCATGGAAAAGGATAA
- the ricT gene encoding regulatory iron-sulfur-containing complex subunit RicT, protein MKEIFFRARSDSKVYQVPANNLELNDGDLILFESEKCQEVATVIKSSEKGEGLSVESKGEIIRRLNEKDLKIDADRKAEAKQNIEKCGQIVLKHQLPMEVLDADLSFDGSKLTFYFSAPGRVDFRSLVSELASTFQKLIRLQQVGARDRARCVGGIGRCGQQYCCKRFIKGELETVSTDMAYDQNLGQMGPNRTTGACGKLMCCLKFELPFYQEMKKKLPAVGTTIKTKDGKGIVVSQCVVKSKVTVQLENKNYLEVEC, encoded by the coding sequence ATGAAAGAGATATTTTTCAGGGCTAGGAGCGACAGTAAGGTGTACCAAGTCCCAGCCAACAACCTGGAGCTAAATGACGGCGACCTCATCCTTTTTGAGTCTGAAAAGTGCCAGGAAGTGGCAACAGTGATTAAATCGAGCGAAAAAGGTGAGGGCTTGAGCGTCGAGAGCAAGGGCGAGATTATCAGGCGTTTGAACGAGAAAGATCTGAAAATTGATGCTGATCGCAAGGCCGAAGCCAAGCAAAATATCGAAAAATGTGGTCAAATAGTCCTAAAACACCAGCTCCCAATGGAAGTCCTTGATGCCGATCTATCTTTTGACGGATCAAAACTAACTTTTTACTTTTCAGCTCCAGGACGAGTTGATTTTCGCTCCCTCGTCTCTGAGCTTGCATCAACATTCCAAAAACTGATACGTTTACAGCAGGTTGGTGCAAGGGACCGTGCCAGATGTGTCGGCGGGATTGGCCGATGTGGCCAACAGTACTGTTGCAAGAGATTCATCAAGGGCGAGCTCGAAACAGTCTCTACAGACATGGCATATGATCAAAATTTGGGTCAAATGGGGCCGAATCGAACGACAGGGGCTTGCGGAAAACTAATGTGTTGTCTAAAATTTGAGTTACCTTTTTATCAGGAGATGAAGAAGAAGCTTCCTGCGGTTGGCACCACGATCAAGACCAAGGACGGCAAGGGCATCGTAGTTTCTCAATGCGTGGTGAAAAGTAAGGTGACTGTTCAGCTAGAAAATAAAAATTATCTGGAGGTAGAGTGTTAG